The genomic region GCGCCGAGGACAAGCGCCGCGCCGCGGCGGACCGGCGGCACTTCGACCTGGACACCGGACGCGTCTCCTTCGCAGGCACCGTGACCGTCGACGGCGAGCTCGACCTCGCCGACGCCCTCGACCTCGACGGCGCGGTCGCCCGCGGGGCCCGGGTCCTCGGCGAGCTCGGCTGCGCGGAGTCCCTCGACGTACGCCGCTCCCTGGCCGTCGGCGAGATCGCCCGCCGCCAGCTCGCCCTCGACCTGGACACCACCCCGACCCAGATCGAGGGCCTGTCCAAGCGCTGCCGACCCCGCCAGGTCGTCGTCCACGTCCACCTCACCGAGGCCGCCCTCAGCGGGGCGGATGGGATGCACCTGGCAAGGGTCGAGAAGACCCGCTCCTTCGTCGCCGCCGACCAGGTCAAGACCTGGTGCGCCAGCCCCGACGCCCAGGTCATCGTGAAGCCGGTCATCGACCTGGCCGACGTCGACCACACCGACGCCTACGAGGTCCCGGATCGGATCGCGGAGCGGGTCCAACTCAACAACCCGACCTGCGTCTTCCCCTGGTGCGGCCGCTCGGCCCGCCGCGCGGACAACGATCACGTCGTCCGGCACCGCCACGAACGTGAAGGACCACCGGGCGACGGCGAGTACGGCGAGACCACCGACCCCAACCTCGCACCCCTGTGCCGGACCCACCACCGGGCCAAGACCCACACCGCCTGGACCTACACCAAGCTCGACGAGACCACCTACCTGTGGCGATCCCCGAACGGCATCCACCTGCGCCGCGACCACACCGGCACCACCATCGTTCCCGCCTGACCGGGGTCTCGACACGCTCGCTGCGCTCGCGGCTCGACCACCAGACGTGGTCGAGCCGCGAAGGCGCCCTGGCGCCTGAGGGTGTCGAGACCCCCTGCGCTCCGATCGTGGCCTCGACACGCTCGCTGCGCTCGCGGCTCGACCACCAGACGTGGTCGAGCCGCGAAGGCGCCCCGGCGCCTGGCCCTCCCGGTGGTCGAGCCGCGAAGGCGCCCTGGCGCCTGAGAGTGTCGAGACCCCCGCACGCAACCACAGCCCCAGCCGCAGGCCAGCCACCGCCTGACCGGGGTCTCGACACGCTCGTCGCTGCGCTCCTCACGGCTCGACCACCGGGGCCGGTCGCGCTCGCTGCGCTCGCGGCACCACCGTCGTCGCGCCCTGAGGGACCCGCGCCTACCGACCCGGCTCGGCCGGCTCCTCGCCGGACTCCAGCCAGCCGCGGAAGGCCTCGAGGTTGTGGGTGGGCTCGCCGCGCAGCTTGCGCCACTCCCACTCCTTGCGGATCGAGGACGCGAAGCCGAGCTCGAGGATCGTGTTGAAGGAGTCGTCGGAGTAGGTCAGCACCGCCCCGAGCAGCCGGTCGAGCTCCTCGGGGCTGACCGCCGCCAGCGGCAGCCGGGCGTCGAGGTAGATGTCGCCGTGCCGGTCGAGGGCGAACGCGACGGCGTACATCCGCAGGTTGCGCTCGAGCAGCCAGCGGTAGACCCGCTCGTGGTTCTCGTCGGGGCGGCGACACACGAAGGCGTGCAGGCCCAGGGCGTGCTCGCCGACGTCGAGACGGACAGCCGTCTGGAGCTTCTTCTCCCCCGGCAGCGAGAACGAGAAGAACCCCTCGGGCTGCTCGGTGAACTCGAGGTCGTTGGCGGCGAGGTGGTCGCGCACGACCTGGACGGCGCTCATCGGACCGGCTCCCCCATCATCGTGCGGGCCCGCTCGTAGCCCGCGAGAGTCCGCTCGGCGGTCGCCTCCCAGGAGAACTGGCGCGCCTGCTCCAGCGCGCCGGTCTCCAGGCGCAGCCGGACCTCGTCGTCGAGGACGCAGGCCAGGGCGTCGGCCCAGGCGGCCGGGTCGTGGCCGTCGACCAGGAGGCCGCTGTGCCGGTCGCGGACCACGGTGGTCAGCCCGCCGACCGCGGCGGCAACCACCGGGGTGCCGGTCGCCTGCGCCTCCGCGGCGACCAGGCCGAAGGACTCGTTGTAGGAGGGGACCGCGACGGCCGTCGCCGCGGCGTACCAGCGGGCGAGCTCGGCCTGGGTCACCGGCGGGACGAAGCGGACGACGTCCAGGAGCCCGAGCTCGGCGGCCAGCGCGTGCAGCGACTCGGGCCGGTCCAGCCCGGTTCCGGACGGT from Nocardioides pantholopis harbors:
- a CDS encoding type III secretion system chaperone family protein, which gives rise to MSAVQVVRDHLAANDLEFTEQPEGFFSFSLPGEKKLQTAVRLDVGEHALGLHAFVCRRPDENHERVYRWLLERNLRMYAVAFALDRHGDIYLDARLPLAAVSPEELDRLLGAVLTYSDDSFNTILELGFASSIRKEWEWRKLRGEPTHNLEAFRGWLESGEEPAEPGR
- a CDS encoding HNH endonuclease is translated as MAIDPNPAPLGECDSPAAVLAFARSQRAVADRAEVALLEAAVAWASMHSVDCLDDAACLPGAEGEIAIAGPGAPLVTEFAPLELGAALGMSSDAARAMLGEAVELAHRLPRTWAAVRAGEVPAWRGRKVAANTLSLPADGAAYVDTHVHAVAGKIGYAALDRLIEEARVRFDPAGAEDKRRAAADRRHFDLDTGRVSFAGTVTVDGELDLADALDLDGAVARGARVLGELGCAESLDVRRSLAVGEIARRQLALDLDTTPTQIEGLSKRCRPRQVVVHVHLTEAALSGADGMHLARVEKTRSFVAADQVKTWCASPDAQVIVKPVIDLADVDHTDAYEVPDRIAERVQLNNPTCVFPWCGRSARRADNDHVVRHRHEREGPPGDGEYGETTDPNLAPLCRTHHRAKTHTAWTYTKLDETTYLWRSPNGIHLRRDHTGTTIVPA